A DNA window from candidate division KSB1 bacterium contains the following coding sequences:
- a CDS encoding pantoate--beta-alanine ligase, which produces MKVFSEISQVRKYRWRDASLNWGLVPTMGLLHDGHLSLVRCACNENQKVGVSIFVNPIQFNNQQDLVSYPRDLERDLELLRKEGVDLVWTPTPDIVYATEFQTFVEVERVTRLLEGEARPGHFRGVTTMVAKIFNVFQPHRAYFGQKDAQQAVVIRQMVRDLNFNLDLITCPTVREADGLAMSSRNARLSPAARRQAVCLFRALTAAENAFHSGTRNAAKLKSVLEKTIESFDKARTDYISVAHPETLEELSVIDEKALLSLAVFIDDVRLIDNLIIG; this is translated from the coding sequence ATGAAAGTTTTTTCTGAAATCTCCCAAGTTCGCAAATATCGCTGGCGCGATGCCTCCTTAAATTGGGGGCTGGTTCCAACCATGGGATTATTGCACGATGGGCACTTAAGTCTCGTACGCTGTGCCTGCAATGAGAATCAGAAAGTAGGGGTCAGCATTTTCGTGAATCCGATTCAATTTAATAACCAGCAAGACCTGGTGAGTTATCCTCGGGATCTGGAGCGAGATCTCGAACTGCTCAGAAAAGAGGGCGTCGATCTGGTGTGGACGCCAACACCCGATATCGTCTATGCCACCGAATTCCAAACATTTGTCGAAGTGGAACGAGTCACCCGCTTGTTGGAAGGGGAAGCACGTCCTGGCCACTTTCGCGGCGTTACAACCATGGTTGCAAAGATTTTCAATGTCTTCCAACCCCACCGCGCGTATTTCGGCCAAAAAGACGCGCAGCAGGCCGTCGTCATCAGGCAAATGGTCAGGGATTTGAATTTTAATCTCGACCTCATTACCTGTCCAACCGTGCGCGAAGCGGATGGGTTGGCCATGAGCTCAAGAAACGCTCGCTTGTCCCCTGCGGCACGCCGACAAGCCGTCTGTCTTTTTCGAGCTTTAACCGCTGCCGAAAATGCGTTTCACTCGGGCACTCGGAATGCCGCCAAATTAAAATCCGTGCTGGAAAAAACCATCGAGTCATTCGATAAAGCGCGTACCGACTATATCAGCGTGGCTCATCCGGAAACGCTTGAAGAATTAAGTGTCATTGACGAGAAAGCGCTCCTTTCCCTGGCTGTCTTCATCGATGACGTCCGCCTTATCGATAATTTGATAATTGGTTAA
- a CDS encoding aspartate 1-decarboxylase gives MRWLLRSKIHKATVTDANVEYIGSLEIDQDLLEKIGLWPGEKVLVSSLDTGERLETYVFSAKRGSGIICMNGAAAHVIKQGEQVIIMGFELSDQPIESKVILVDEKNQFVRYL, from the coding sequence ATGAGATGGCTTCTTCGCTCTAAAATTCATAAAGCAACAGTGACGGATGCAAACGTGGAATATATCGGCAGCCTTGAGATCGATCAGGATTTGCTCGAAAAAATTGGCCTCTGGCCCGGCGAAAAAGTGCTGGTTTCCAGCCTTGATACGGGAGAGAGGTTGGAGACCTACGTGTTTTCTGCAAAAAGAGGTTCCGGAATCATTTGTATGAACGGCGCGGCCGCCCATGTGATCAAACAGGGCGAACAGGTGATCATTATGGGATTTGAGCTAAGCGACCAACCGATTGAATCTAAAGTGATCCTTGTCGACGAAAAGAATCAATTTGTTCGATATTTATGA